The sequence TTTAAGTGTCTGGATGCCGGCTTGCATAGCGATTGGATTACCGGATAAAGTTCCCGCCTGATAAACACCGCCCAGAGGAGCAACCAGCTCCATAATTTCTCTTTTCCCACCATAAGCACCAACGGGAAATCCACCGCCAATGATTTTTCCCAGACAGGTTATATCTGGTTTTATTCCATAGAGTTGTTGAGCACCACCATAAGCAACCCTAAATCCAGTAATCACCTCATCAAAGATAAGTAAAATGCCATATTGTTGACTAATTTCTCGTAATCCCTGTAAAAATCCTTTTTTGGGTAGGATTAATCCCATATTTGCGGCAACGGGTTCGACGATTACGCAAGCGATTTGTTCCCCTTGTTTTTTTATCACCTCTTTGATGCTCTCAATATCATTGTAAGGTAAAGTAATCGTGAGATTAGCCAGGTCTTTGGGTATACCCAGACTATCCGGGATACCTAATGTTGTCGCCCCTGACCCTGCCTTAACTAACAAACTATCACTATGTCCATGGTAACAACCTTCAAATTTAACTATCTTATCTCGTTTTGTATAACCTCTGGTTAATCTAATGGCACTCATTACTGCCTCAGTGCCAGAATTGACCATTCGGATGAGTTCAATTGATGGTATTGCCTCGATTATCTTTTTGGCTAATTCGAGTTCTATTTCAGTTGACGCACCAAAGGTTGTCCCTTTATCGCAGGCGTGTTTTACTGCCTCAATGATTTGAGGATGGCAATGTCCTAAAATGAGCGGTCCCCAGGAACAGACATAGTCAATATATTCATTGCCATTGGCATCATAAATCTTTGACCCAAAACCGCGCTCAATGAATAGTGGGTTGAGACCAACAGCCTTAAAAGCCCTGACTGGACTATTCACACCACCAACAAGGTATTGATTTGCTTTTTTAAATAGGTCTATGCGTCCTTCCATTGGTAGGTAATTATACACTATGAGGTTAATGAGGTCAAGAGATTTTTTAAAGAAACTTACCCATATAGCGGTTATTAACTGGAAGTTTACATAGGATAATATCCATAAATAAGGCATAAGAATAATCGTTCCGTTAGGAACATAATATTGGTAGAAATAGATAGACAAATCAATACAGTTCCGTCGGAACGATATATTGGTAGAAAATTTAATTCTAAGTAAAGTTTTGAATAATAACTGCTATAAGTGCTATATAATCGAAGTAGATGGATTGACTCATTATTGTGAAAAAACAGTGATAAAAGATAAGGAGAAGGATTTGATTAAAGCAGGGTTTAAGGTATTAAGGTTTTCTAATGAGGATGTATTAAATAGGATTGATGAAGTTACCCAGACTATTGAGATGGTTATAGACAGAAATCCATCCCCTAACCCCCGCCCTTATCCTTACCCACAAGTTTTAGTGGACACCGTGAAGCGTGAGAAGAAAGAGGTTTTAATAATTGATAATTGACAATTGACAATTCACCATTCACCATTATTAAGGAAATTTAGGGGAAAAATTGTGAATGGTGAATTGTGAATGAATGCATAGTTAATAACATTGTCCAGTAAAAGATGTGGGTAAGGATAAGAATCCGCCAGCGGGGGAGATCCTAACCGCACAGGTGGAAACTTTTTGTTGACACAG is a genomic window of bacterium containing:
- the hemL gene encoding glutamate-1-semialdehyde 2,1-aminomutase produces the protein MEGRIDLFKKANQYLVGGVNSPVRAFKAVGLNPLFIERGFGSKIYDANGNEYIDYVCSWGPLILGHCHPQIIEAVKHACDKGTTFGASTEIELELAKKIIEAIPSIELIRMVNSGTEAVMSAIRLTRGYTKRDKIVKFEGCYHGHSDSLLVKAGSGATTLGIPDSLGIPKDLANLTITLPYNDIESIKEVIKKQGEQIACVIVEPVAANMGLILPKKGFLQGLREISQQYGILLIFDEVITGFRVAYGGAQQLYGIKPDITCLGKIIGGGFPVGAYGGKREIMELVAPLGGVYQAGTLSGNPIAMQAGIQTLKILPDIYEELDKKTTLLVQGLQDVAKDCGIKPFVTKIASLFCIFFTDEEVVDYQSAKKADIIAYATFFKEMLNQGIYLAPSQFEAGFVSSAHTTQDIEKTIEASKYGFKAVSQKN
- a CDS encoding DUF559 domain-containing protein, which codes for MQFRRNDILVENLILSKVLNNNCYKCYIIEVDGLTHYCEKTVIKDKEKDLIKAGFKVLRFSNEDVLNRIDEVTQTIEMVIDRNPSPNPRPYPYPQVLVDTVKREKKEVLIIDN